The DNA sequence AGCACATAAGAAACTAGATCAAAGCCAAGGCCAAGAAAAACAAGTTATATTACCTCTTGTCTTCCTTGAGATAAGCTGATATACTGAAAGAAGATTGTTGCATTCAGGCCTTTGTGTCAAATTCCAGGCTGTTAGAACGACAAGAAGAAAAGCACACACCACAGCCATAAATCAATCAACCCAAGCAATGATAATGATAGAGAACAATTCAATTAAACTTCATTTCAAGCATTTTAGTTAGAAATTACATCATTATTTAAAGAATCATCATTATTCAAAAAATGTCTAAAGCGATTCATcctaaaataacataaaacaaCCTGAGGAGGTATCCAATTTTTCATAGCGCCAAAATAATTCCCGAGGTAAATAGATCCTGTAGGCTGGACTCCAGACCAAATCCTCTTCCTCTAAATCAAAACATTTACTGAATCGAAAATCGCATACAAAAAtgctaaattcaaaatttaacacATTTTCTTCAGGGTACAAAACTAATTTCAATAATCtcacattaataaaataacttatcCTTCAGCTGCTAAACTGGAGCATTAACGTGTAAAACAGAAAAGAGAGAATTACTTCGTAGAGCTCGTAGAACTCTCTGCAACAGCAGGCTCCGAGAGTGAGACAATGGAGTGGCAACGGAAACAAGTAGAGCATCTCGCATTTTGCATTTTGACGAATTAGCTCCGAGCTTCGAGATATTCGCTTGGAAATCCAGTGAGTGACCTGCTTGAGATTGTATTAGGATGTGAACAGCATAGAGTATTGGAGAGTTGAGATAGAGATGAAGATAGTACAGTGAAGAGGACAACTGCGGAGGAGAGCTGGAGAGGAGGAGAAAATGAGGGAGAATGGCACGTCCCATCATCTTCGCTTAGTGATCGGCGATTTGAATTGAGAATCTCTTATACCACACGGTGGACGGATGAGGGGTTAGCTTGCGATCTTGGCTTTGTGGAGTTTTTGCGACCGGAATTCCACCACCCATTGAAGCGCATATAGACATCGCTGATCTTTCAACTTTCGCACGCTAAAACTCATTTTCAGTCGCGACTCTTTTCGCATCGAGTTAGATTACACATCGGTTCTTGAGTCAACGATATCTCAACTTTTTAAGTAgaacaattaaatattttataatccatccgttcaaaataaatataatttcttaatcaataaataaaaataaatttttaaaatacttaaatttttattaatataaataatttattttatattatataaattatattttaatatttaaattttaattaacgataaattttttatattataaaatctaactcttaaatttttatattttaatataacgatgagaattttctttttgaaataaaaagtagatattaaaaaaataaaatttaaaatttattaaatttatacaaatacatttattatcaaattaaatctgatttataaaatttaaataatatcattttatctaataagatttttttaatttaaaataattttttttaattagaaattgagGGTTTAAAAGTTAGAATATgagatctcttaaatttattcagacGTATGTATCGAATTATATTGTGAgtgcaataaaattattttataaactatgtatttatgaatttaattaattaaatatatattttaagttagGGATAGGAAATTgagaaaattgaatttattatttcttaatttaagtTTAATGTACTTACAACGGAATTAACCTAAAATTGcaaaaaaatatacttttttcaaattatatttatattttaaaattataaataataaatttacataagagtattttaattattttatatttatattaacaaCTTAAACACGTAATTATTAaatgattaattatttaaaaataatatattaaatgtgctttttaaaattaaaataatataaataaataattttattaaaccaaaaaaattaaatagtaaatattgCTAAAACACAAATCTTCTGGTCGGACAAAAAAATACAAaggaagcttttctcttatcaGAGCCAGGTTTCGATCCTGGGACCTGTGGGTTATGGGCCCACCACGCTTCCGCTGCGCCACtctgatttattgaaattatttcTGTGTTGATTTTAGTTTATCTGAACGAGGTAAAGGCCATCATACCTAATGAAGCCTTCTCTTCTCTCGCGATGAGggcaaatatttaaataaataaataaatatttaaatttgaaatttcgtAGTGAAAAAAACAAAGTAAACtgagtaatttttaattttaatcatccaAATTCAAACGAAAAAACAACAATGATGGATCttggatgcatggttatgttctGTTTGAATATAATTGTggagagaaagaaaaataagaataagataaaaataatggtaagtaagtgaaaatattaatatgcttttattgtttaaatataatttttgccATATAACTAAAATTTACTGATAGTAATGGAACCAAACCTATTAAATGATAATATATTTCacttaaattattaattcatatttagtgaataaataaaaaataatattttaacaaattaactttattataaatttttacatcAATTTATTTATCAAACATTATTATATGTGAAATCCAAAAGCAGAACaacattattataattaattttctctctATCTTATAAAACggagaattattatttttttacatgtCTTCAATCAagtcattgatttttttttaaaaatatttattatgcttatattaatatttattaaaaagtaaattttattagatttttaaaaataagttatttaattttaatttaacaacATAAATGaagattatattaataaataactaaataaattttgaaaattttatctatatagattaaatttatttttattaaagggatatatggattataattttaattatataaaaatagaataaagtttgcctttaaatatttattttatattatgatttcgtgcaaaaaaatcatttataataaaataatttaagtaaATTATTACAAGATCAAgtgttatttatatttattttagtctccatttattttataaaaattaatattttttaatatttaaattactcaaaaaaattaattgaatctcATAAGgattaaatattgaaatttaaaaataaaaaaataaatattcataattataatataattcaaggACTAAAAAGTAgtttatcaaattattattatcactatTATTTTCTGGAAATTTGCCGCGGAGCTGATCTCAGAGTGGCGGGTACATGCCAAGAGCTGGAAATCCAATTGTTTGCCTCTTTGCTCTAAGAGAAGCCCTTAGAAGTGTCCCCGAAGAACAAAAGCAAAATGGATAACCAAAGAGTTCTCGAGGCAGAGAGATATCAGATGGAGCAGATTCGAGAGCTTGAATTTGAGGAATTACAAGTCGAGGAAGTGGAGGAAGGCAACTCATCGGACGATGACCGGGACGCCATGTAATCACCAATAATTTgattttcttcttcctcttcttcttattcttcttcattttttttttatagttttaatataaCTTTGGGGATTAGGGTTTTACATTTTGCATTTATATCTGGGGGGGATCGAGAAAAAGAAATGAATATAGTGTCAGTCATTCGAGCTTTTAGTtgctttattttcttcttcctttttctttttttctcagtTCGACTTCTACAAGTGTTTGCTCATTGTCTCATGATGATGGGAGTTTAGTTGCTTAATAGTATATCTAATCTCTTTTTAACTGGCTCCAATATTTTGGATTAAGGTATAAATAACTGTTAAACTAATCAGGTATTGGTTACCAAATTCTGGTATGACGTCCTGTTGAATGCTGATAAAGATTGAGGAAtcaatatatatgtatgtatgtatgtatatatatttttaacatgACATGTCGGGTTTTCAATCCCAGCTAATAATACTGAGTTTGGTTGCCAATAGAATCCGTAGATAGTTTGAAAAACAATACCTGAGGGAAATTCATGCAACTAGTGTGCTCTCATTAGCTCTTTGAAGACTTCttcttgatttaattttgaaGGTTTTTTGTTAACTCTTTGAAGTCTCAAGAATTAAGAAAGTCCGTTGTCTTATAGATTAGAGAAAGATCAATAAGTTATCTGTGTGTCTGTGTGTGTTAAGATTAAATttgtcattattattattattatttgaatataaGGGATTTTATTGGCAAAATTGAACTGAAAGGGATGAATTCTTGCATCAAATACTTTTGATTCCCAATTGATCTGTTCAATTGGCACTTCAGTCTTACTGTATAGTTTTTATTTGTATAATACAAATATACCATTTCAATTGTTGTCACTGTTACCTGATTTTGTTTCtccctccctctccctctctttctctctctctccatgaGTACCTACAGTGGTGCTGCTTCATCTGATGAATATGCTTTTAACACATTCCTGGCCCCTTTGCACACTTATCTTGGTGGTAAGCATGCATAACAAATtgcttttatttgtttatttatttttggggTTGGGGAGGACAAAGGCGTGTTTCATTCAAATCTTTTAAGACTTATAATCTCTTTTGGATAATTCAGAGGTTGAAGATACTCACCGTAGATTGGCTTTCTTAGATGGTGGCGCCATATTAACTCTTCCATTGTTCTATCTTGAAGGTAAgtttgatattaaaattttcttgttctcctctatgcacatttgcatGCATGCAATGCAAAGAGATCATTGGTGATTGACATAATCTGCATGTGATGGTCATAAtcttgaaaagttttaaaagttttacaattgatcagtttttttattttcatgtgTGCACTGCATGAGTGCATTTGCATCCTGTATCTTTTATTTCTCTCATATGTGTTATTTTAAAGGAGATGCAAGAATAATCTGTAACATCATCCTAACTTATCTACTCATAACCTTGCAAGTCTTGAGACTTGATGACCTTGGCATTACTGAGGGCTAA is a window from the Manihot esculenta cultivar AM560-2 chromosome 16, M.esculenta_v8, whole genome shotgun sequence genome containing:
- the LOC110603118 gene encoding uncharacterized protein LOC110603118 isoform X2; protein product: MMGRAILPHFLLLSSSPPQLSSSLYYLHLYLNSPILYAVHILIQSQAGHSLDFQANISKLGANSSKCKMRDALLVSVATPLSHSRSLLLQRVLRALRTWNLTQRPECNNLLSVYQLISRKTRVKFAVVNTFPLWEVK
- the LOC110603118 gene encoding uncharacterized protein LOC110603118 isoform X6, producing the protein MQNARCSTCFRCHSIVSLSEPAVAESSTSSTKPECNNLLSVYQLISRKTRAYVDRVLEGGTTKAAELADATLNNVYLAMGFLRRL
- the LOC110603118 gene encoding uncharacterized protein LOC110603118 isoform X1; the encoded protein is MMGRAILPHFLLLSSSPPQLSSSLYYLHLYLNSPILYAVHILIQSQAGHSLDFQANISKLGANSSKCKMRDALLVSVATPLSHSRSLLLQRVLRALRTWNLTQRPECNNLLSVYQLISRKTRAYVDRVLEGGTTKAAELADATLNNVYLAMGFLRRL
- the LOC110603118 gene encoding uncharacterized protein LOC110603118 isoform X3, with protein sequence MMGRAILPHFLLLSSSPPQLSSSLYYLHLYLNSPILYAVHILIQSQAGHSLDFQANISKLGANSSKCKMRDALLVSVATPLSHSRSLLLQRVLRALRTWNLTQRPECNNLLSVYQLISRKTRESWREAPPKLQS
- the LOC110603118 gene encoding uncharacterized protein LOC110603118 isoform X5 yields the protein MMGRAILPHFLLLSSSPPQLSSSLYYLHLYLNSPILYAVHILIQSQAGHSLDFQANISKLGANSSKCKMRDALLVSVATPLSHSRSLLLQRVLRALRTWNLTQRPECNNLLSVYQLISRKTRVVNTFPLWEVK
- the LOC110603118 gene encoding uncharacterized protein LOC110603118 isoform X4, translated to MMGRAILPHFLLLSSSPPQLSSSLYYLHLYLNSPILYAVHILIQSQAGHSLDFQANISKLGANSSKCKMRDALLVSVATPLSHSRSLLLQRVLRALRSLNATIFFQYISLSQGRQESLGGRHHQSCRASRCHSQ